Below is a window of Syntrophomonas wolfei subsp. wolfei str. Goettingen G311 DNA.
TTGCTTTTCGATCTCCTTTTCATGATCACAGCTATGCAAAAGGCTGCGGTATTTGTGGTAACCCTCCTGAAAACTCTGCCAGAGATCGGGAAATGAATAGCTCTCAAAATCGGGCTGCTTTACTTCACTACGAGCTAAAATATCAGCTACCTTGATTACCAGGCGATCCTGCAACCAGATGGCACTATCCCGTCTAAGTGCTTCAAATATGGTACCCAGGTTATCATAAAAAATCCTATTTCTGGTTTCCAGACTGTGTGGTTTTATAACTCCTCCCATATTTACTTCGCAAATACTCTTGCCCCAGCAAAGAGCGCGGGTCAAGAGCCAAAAATCCACCCCATAGCCCCGGATATTATCACCCCAGAAACGGGCTTCATGCGCCAGTTCCTCACAGAAATCGTGGGATATGGCATAGGTTCCTCCCAGGGGATCGCCCACCCGGCTGCCATAAAAGGCTTCCAAAACCGGAGCTGCCAGCATATGAGCGATACTGTCTATACCCAGGTGACGGCGCAGGCTCCCCAGGACCAGGTCATAGTGCCCCTGTATGGGGGTCAAAAGGCTTTCCAACCAGGCTCCATCGATTCCCGGCCCCCTCTCTGTAGCCATATTGGCGCTGAAAACCAATAGGTCCGCATCCAGGCGCGCACTTATTTCTATGATGGCCCTGACGCTCATGCCCCGGCCGCTTATTTCCCGGGGTAAAAGGAACTCAATATGTGGGTGCTTCAATTCCAGTTTTTTTATGGAATCTATAACTGCCTGACCCGAGTTGTCACCTACACAGACTATTAATTGCCTGCGGCCGATCCAGGACTGTAATACCTGATCTACCGATTGCAATATTAAAGGTAGTGCCTCCACTTCATTGTGGAAAGGGATGCCTATAAGCAGGTCATAATTAGAATACTGCTCAAGTTCAGGCGCTATTTCCCTTAAAACTTCATCAAAGAGGCTTTCGGTATTTAAATTGTTCAATTCCTGGCCCCTCCTCGTTATCATGTGGCAAAAAGCTAAAATCCTTTTGTTACCCGTTTACTATAATAATATGTTCATTTTGGCATCTTAATATTTATTTGCCGCTGAATAATTGCCAACTGTAAAAGCACCTTTTATTAATAATTGATTAACCCCCCACGACCCAGGGGGTCACAACCACCGACGACCAATAACTCCTCACCCATCACCCCTCACTCCTCACTTTCCTTACTAAGCAAAAAAATAAGCGCCAGGGCTTTTTGGCCTGACGCTTGCTATTGGGCTTAATGCTCAAACATTCAACACCGCTTCCATTTCCGCCACCAGCCGGGCAAAAAGGTGCAAAGCTTTTTCTACCGGTTCAGGGGTAGTAAGATCAACCCCGGCTTTTTTAAGTAGATTAAGCGGGTAATCAGAGCTGCCTGATTTGAGGAATTCCAGGTAGCGAGCAACAGCCGGCTTACCCTCTTGCAATATCTGCTCCTTCAAAGCTACCGCAGCGGAAAAACCGGTAGCATATTTATAAACATAGAAGGCAGAATAAAAATGAGGTATACGAGCCCATTCCATATCTATTTCTTCATCCAATACCGTATCCGTGCCATAGTACAAACGGTTTAATTCACGGTAGCTCTGGCAAAGACCGTCTGCCGTCAAGGTCTGGCCCTGCTCCACCTGCTCATGAATCTTCTTCTCAAATTCGGCAAACATGGTCTGGCGGTATACGGTTCCCCGGAACTGTTCCAGGTAGTGGTTGATAAGATAGGCCTTTTCCCGGGGTTCACGGCTTTGGGCCAGCAAATAATCAATAAGCAGCAGTTCATTAACCGTAGACGCCACTTCCGCCACAAAAATACTATACTGGCTGTAAACATAGGGCTGATTTTTATTGGAATAATAACTGTGCAGGGCATGACCCATCTCATGAGCCAGGGTGAAGACATCATCCAGTTTATCATCATAGTTCATAAGAACATATGGATGGGAGTCGTAACAACCCCAGGAATAAGCCCCGCTGGTCTTTCCCTCGTTCTCATAAACATCAATCCAGCCGCCCTTCAGCCCGCCCCGCAAAATTGCCAGGTATTCATCCCCCAGGGGCTGCAGGGCCTTTAATACCATTTCCTGGCTCTTCTCATAGCTTACCTTGCTTTTAAATTCCTTAACCAACGGAGCATAGATGTCATACATATGCAATTCATCCAGACCCAGAGCCTTTTTCCGCAAGCGCAGGTAACGATACATGGGTTCCATATTATTATGCACCGTCTCCACCAGGCGTTCATAAACCTCAGGGGAAATATTATCCTGATCCAGCGAAGCTTCCAAAGCTGAGGGATACTTGCGCACCCGGGAATAGAAAATATCATTTTTGACATTGGAAGCAAGGCTCATAGCCAGGGTATTCTTTACTTTACCATAAGAGCCGTATAAAGCCGTAAAGGCTTCTTTTCTCACCCGGCGCTCATTACTCTCCATAAAGCTGCCATAGCGCCCTTTGGTAAGCTCCACCGCTTTGCCTTCTTCATCTTGAATTACCGGGAATTTGATATCGGCATTATTGAGCATTCCAAAGATATTTTTGGCTGCCAGGGACAAATCCGCACTCATAGCCAATATGCGCTCTTCCTCCGGGGAGAGTATATGTTCTTTTTGTCGCATCAATTCATCCAGCAAACGCGAATACAATTGCAGATCTTGATTTTCGTCCAGAAAAGCTCGAATCTTCTCCGGGGCCAGGCTGATTATCTCCGGAACAATATAGGCGCTGGCACTGCCCAGTTCTATACTCAGTCGCTGCACCCGGTCAAAGAGGGCTTGATAGTGGGAATTGCCGTTATCCTCATCCCGCCTCATACGGGCATAAACATAGAGCTTTTCCGCCTTGCGCTCCAGTTCATGGGAAAATTCCAACACTTGCAAGAGTTGGGTGGAAGAACTACCCAGTACTCCCTTATACTTCTCCAGTGCCGGTATCTGTTCTTCCAGCTTTTTATAATCCTCTTCCCAACTATTTTCGTCCGCATAAATATCTTCCAGCTTCCATTTATACTCCGGGCCGATTTCTTCCCGTTTTTTGCTCTGGCCTTCCATTCTGTTCCCCCTTTTCTTCCTGGCTTTGTATTATTCTTAGTTTTCGAGTCTTTTAGCATTATACCCCATTTACCAGCTTATTTTGCAGCATTATTCGGTATATGGCCGGCAGTTAGCAATATTAATCATTTGGAAGTTTTATCAGAATAAATTAGGTAGCAGCCCGGGAAAGCGAACTGCTACCTTAATTTTGTTAGGAATCCGGCTGCTTTAAAGAGGCCGGGAAACATCACCTCGTTATAGGCTGGTGTAAGCTACAGCAAGGGATCGGGCTGGGTAGTATCCGGCTGTTTCTGTCCCTCATCCGGCGGTACAGGAGCCGGGGTCGTCCCGCTTCCTCCACTATTTTCCGGTGAATTCGACCCCTCGACCGGCCCTGGTACAAGTGGGGAATGTTCTTCCCCGCTGATATTTTCCTTTTCCCCTGGGATAACCGGCTCTAAATAACCTTCAGAGGAAGATAAATCTTCTTCTGTTTCCACAGCTTGTTCCTCCTGCCCTGCTTCGAGCTCGCTGGCTTCAACCGAATCTCCGGGGCTTGATGATGGGGCCGGCTTCTGTTTAACCCAGCTGGGCCTGGCTTGAGCCACCTCAAAGGTCTCGCCGGCAAAAAGGGCGGCAACTAAGCCATTGGCTATCTTTTCATCAGCCTGCCAGTAGCTGGCCCCGCTGGCCGGGTCGGTATAAGAGTAACCGGGCAAGGTCTGGGTAATCATATCTTCGGTCTTGAAATCCCGAGCTGTCTTCGCCAGGTAAATCATGTCATCTGCTGGTAGATTGGTTTTAACATTTTTCGCTATCTCCGGCAACAGGCGGGGAAGTTTAAGGATGGTACTACCCTGTAGTACTTCCTCCGCCAGAGCCTTGACAAAGGTCTGCTGCAAACCCGTACGACCAATATCTGCAGTGGGAACCCCGCGAAAACGGACAAAACTCAGGGCCTGCTGCCCATCCAGGCGCTGCTGTCCTTGGGAAAGATTTATCTGCAGCTTGGGGTCGGGATCCCAATGGTACATATCATGTTC
It encodes the following:
- the pepF gene encoding oligoendopeptidase F yields the protein MEGQSKKREEIGPEYKWKLEDIYADENSWEEDYKKLEEQIPALEKYKGVLGSSSTQLLQVLEFSHELERKAEKLYVYARMRRDEDNGNSHYQALFDRVQRLSIELGSASAYIVPEIISLAPEKIRAFLDENQDLQLYSRLLDELMRQKEHILSPEEERILAMSADLSLAAKNIFGMLNNADIKFPVIQDEEGKAVELTKGRYGSFMESNERRVRKEAFTALYGSYGKVKNTLAMSLASNVKNDIFYSRVRKYPSALEASLDQDNISPEVYERLVETVHNNMEPMYRYLRLRKKALGLDELHMYDIYAPLVKEFKSKVSYEKSQEMVLKALQPLGDEYLAILRGGLKGGWIDVYENEGKTSGAYSWGCYDSHPYVLMNYDDKLDDVFTLAHEMGHALHSYYSNKNQPYVYSQYSIFVAEVASTVNELLLIDYLLAQSREPREKAYLINHYLEQFRGTVYRQTMFAEFEKKIHEQVEQGQTLTADGLCQSYRELNRLYYGTDTVLDEEIDMEWARIPHFYSAFYVYKYATGFSAAVALKEQILQEGKPAVARYLEFLKSGSSDYPLNLLKKAGVDLTTPEPVEKALHLFARLVAEMEAVLNV
- a CDS encoding LCP family protein, coding for MRIKDVFRKKIVLFGLIFLAAFGLGKIIGDQFTEQSVQTRISGGKQVNILLMGIDARSNEVNSRSDTMILASIDGKNKKVALVWIPRDTRVEVSPKRYDKINSVNYIKGPEAACKVVSDLLGIPVNYYVVSNFNGFARIIDILGGVDINVEHDMYHWDPDPKLQINLSQGQQRLDGQQALSFVRFRGVPTADIGRTGLQQTFVKALAEEVLQGSTILKLPRLLPEIAKNVKTNLPADDMIYLAKTARDFKTEDMITQTLPGYSYTDPASGASYWQADEKIANGLVAALFAGETFEVAQARPSWVKQKPAPSSSPGDSVEASELEAGQEEQAVETEEDLSSSEGYLEPVIPGEKENISGEEHSPLVPGPVEGSNSPENSGGSGTTPAPVPPDEGQKQPDTTQPDPLL